From a region of the Mycobacterium sp. SMC-8 genome:
- a CDS encoding MBL fold metallo-hydrolase translates to MVLRTALRYGFGTASLLAGGWVLRALQGTPASLGATPAEIAPVARRSPHYKDGKFVNLEPPSGITMDRDVQRMLLRDLANFTSQGTPSAPIPLAEPPTVDPVAAPAAASWYGHSSVLIEVDGYRVLADPVWSNRCSPSRAVGPHRMHDAPVLLEALPAVDAVIISHDHYDHLDIDTIVALAHTQRAPFVVPLGIGAHLRKWGIPESRIVELDWNEAHRIDDLTLVCTPARHFSGRLFARDSTLWSSWVVAGPVHNAFFGGDTGYTKSFAEIGAEYGPFDLALLPIGAYHPAFADIHMNPEEAVRAHLDLTDVDHGLMVPIHWATFRLAPHPWAEPAERLTAAADAERVRLAVPIPGQRVDPESTFEPWWRF, encoded by the coding sequence ATGGTGCTGCGGACGGCGCTGCGCTACGGCTTCGGCACGGCATCGCTGCTGGCCGGGGGATGGGTGTTGCGCGCGCTGCAGGGCACGCCCGCCTCGCTCGGAGCGACCCCCGCGGAGATTGCGCCGGTGGCGCGCCGCTCGCCGCACTACAAGGACGGGAAGTTCGTCAACCTCGAGCCGCCGTCGGGCATCACGATGGACCGCGACGTGCAGCGCATGCTGCTGCGGGACCTGGCGAACTTCACGTCCCAGGGCACACCGTCCGCACCGATCCCGCTCGCTGAGCCGCCGACAGTCGACCCGGTCGCGGCGCCGGCCGCGGCGAGCTGGTACGGCCACTCCAGCGTGCTGATCGAGGTGGACGGCTACCGCGTCCTGGCCGACCCGGTGTGGAGCAATCGGTGCTCCCCGTCGCGCGCGGTCGGACCGCACCGGATGCACGACGCGCCGGTGCTGCTGGAAGCGCTACCCGCCGTCGACGCCGTCATCATCAGCCACGACCACTACGACCATCTCGACATCGACACCATCGTCGCGCTCGCGCACACCCAGCGCGCCCCGTTCGTGGTGCCGCTGGGCATCGGCGCGCACCTGCGCAAGTGGGGCATCCCCGAGAGTCGCATCGTCGAACTGGACTGGAACGAGGCTCACCGGATCGACGACCTGACCCTGGTCTGCACACCGGCGCGGCACTTCTCCGGACGGCTGTTCGCGCGCGACTCCACGCTGTGGTCGTCGTGGGTGGTAGCCGGGCCCGTCCACAACGCGTTCTTCGGCGGCGACACGGGCTATACCAAGAGCTTCGCCGAGATCGGCGCCGAATACGGCCCGTTCGACCTCGCCCTGCTGCCGATCGGTGCCTACCACCCCGCCTTCGCCGACATCCACATGAACCCCGAAGAGGCGGTACGCGCCCACCTGGACCTCACCGACGTGGACCACGGCCTGATGGTGCCGATCCACTGGGCGACGTTCCGGCTGGCGCCGCACCCCTGGGCCGAACCGGCGGAACGGCTGACGGCTGCCGCCGATGCCGAGCGGGTGCGTCTGGCGGTGCCGATCCCCGGTCAGCGGGTGGACCCGGAGTCGACTTTCGAGCCGTGGTGGCGCTTCTAG